In the genome of Myxococcus stipitatus, one region contains:
- a CDS encoding U32 family peptidase, with product MRRRPEILAPAGDLDSMKAALASGADAIYFGLDEGFNARARAENFSLARLPETLALVHRAGARAYLTMNTLVFEPELAVVEDILRRVAAAGVDALIVQDPAIALVARAVCPEMEVHASTQMTISSAEGARFARGLGATRVVVPRELSVAEIARLASETDIELEVFIHGALCMSWSGQCLTSEAWGGRSANRGQCAQSCRLPYDLVVDGQTKDLGDVRYLLSPKDLAGVMAVPKLIDIGVHSLKIEGRQKGPQYVATAVTGYRRWVDGLEAGKADVGALRKDLADMTLSYSRGFSHGFFAGSDHQTLVEGRFPKHRGAILGVVEAVQGRDVLVVEDPEGRPWTGGLGQDEAREGPKGKVSSPLEGDAPVGEVLSPRPGMGVVFDDGHPEDKHEAGGPLFRVERHERGWVLGFGNPGPDMSRVARGQRVWVTSDPSLAKHTEELLAQGEPEGRVPLALTVSGAAGAALVVTGTARGGHVATATSSVMLAAARGGGLDAALLKDKLAALGGTPFHLSGLDTTALGTGLHLPVSELKALRRALVVELTEKVSRGPVRTVRETSVLDEVRDSRRERVVATPVPEGALLLPLCRTDEQLEAVIAAGLPEVELDWMELVGLQRAVERAKAAGLRVTIATVRVQKPGEEGYDARIAKLKPDAVLARHWGAMMHFLERPFAPGETRPALHGDFSLNVTNSVTALHLLGLGLDTLTFAHDLDAVQLGAMLEHLPAERFTVTVHHHISTFHTEHCVYSHTLSQGRDYRSCGRPCEKHRLSLRDHKGLEHPVVVDVGCRNTVFNAQAQSAASLVPSLMARGVRRFRVEFVRESREEATRVLGAYQELLAGRISPAEAVRRAAVHEQFGVTKGTMKVLNPTFTVQR from the coding sequence ATGCGCCGTCGTCCTGAAATCCTCGCCCCCGCTGGAGACCTCGACTCGATGAAGGCCGCGCTGGCCAGTGGCGCGGACGCCATCTATTTCGGCCTGGACGAAGGCTTCAACGCCCGCGCCCGGGCGGAGAACTTCTCGCTCGCCCGCCTGCCCGAGACGCTCGCGCTCGTGCACCGCGCGGGGGCTCGCGCCTACCTGACGATGAACACGCTGGTGTTCGAGCCGGAGCTGGCGGTGGTGGAGGACATCCTGCGGCGCGTGGCCGCGGCGGGTGTGGATGCGCTCATCGTCCAGGACCCGGCCATCGCGCTGGTGGCTCGCGCGGTGTGCCCCGAGATGGAGGTCCATGCCTCCACGCAGATGACCATCTCCAGCGCGGAGGGCGCGCGCTTCGCCCGCGGACTGGGGGCCACTCGCGTGGTGGTGCCGCGCGAGCTGTCGGTGGCGGAGATTGCCCGGCTGGCGAGCGAGACGGACATCGAGTTGGAGGTGTTCATCCACGGCGCGCTCTGCATGTCGTGGAGCGGCCAGTGCCTCACCAGCGAGGCGTGGGGTGGACGCTCGGCGAACCGGGGACAGTGCGCGCAGTCCTGCCGGCTGCCGTATGACCTGGTGGTGGATGGGCAGACGAAGGACCTGGGCGATGTGCGCTACCTGCTCAGCCCCAAGGACCTCGCGGGCGTCATGGCGGTGCCCAAGCTCATCGACATCGGCGTGCACTCGCTGAAGATTGAAGGCCGCCAGAAGGGGCCGCAGTACGTCGCCACGGCCGTCACCGGTTACCGGCGCTGGGTGGATGGGCTGGAGGCGGGCAAGGCGGACGTGGGGGCGCTGCGCAAGGACCTGGCCGACATGACGCTGTCGTACAGCCGGGGCTTCTCGCATGGGTTCTTCGCGGGCTCGGACCACCAGACGCTGGTGGAGGGGCGCTTCCCCAAGCACCGCGGCGCGATCCTGGGCGTGGTGGAGGCGGTGCAGGGGCGCGACGTGCTCGTGGTGGAGGACCCGGAGGGACGGCCCTGGACGGGTGGGCTCGGGCAGGACGAGGCTCGCGAGGGGCCCAAGGGCAAGGTGTCGTCTCCGCTGGAGGGGGACGCGCCGGTGGGCGAGGTGCTGTCGCCTCGTCCGGGCATGGGCGTGGTGTTCGATGACGGGCACCCGGAGGACAAGCACGAGGCGGGCGGGCCGCTGTTCCGCGTGGAGCGGCATGAGCGGGGCTGGGTGCTGGGCTTCGGCAATCCGGGGCCGGACATGTCTCGGGTGGCGCGCGGGCAGCGCGTCTGGGTGACGAGTGATCCTTCCCTGGCGAAGCACACGGAGGAGCTGCTGGCGCAGGGCGAGCCCGAGGGCCGCGTTCCGCTGGCGCTGACGGTGTCGGGGGCGGCGGGGGCGGCGTTGGTGGTGACGGGCACGGCGCGCGGTGGGCATGTGGCCACGGCGACGAGCTCGGTGATGCTGGCGGCGGCGCGGGGAGGTGGGCTGGATGCGGCGTTGTTGAAGGACAAGCTGGCGGCGCTGGGCGGTACGCCGTTCCATCTGTCGGGACTGGACACGACGGCGCTGGGGACGGGGCTGCACCTGCCGGTGTCGGAGCTCAAGGCGCTGCGGCGCGCGCTGGTGGTGGAGCTGACGGAGAAGGTATCTCGCGGCCCTGTTCGCACGGTTCGTGAGACGTCCGTGCTGGACGAGGTGCGTGACTCGCGGCGGGAGCGCGTGGTGGCGACGCCGGTGCCCGAGGGGGCGCTGCTGTTGCCGCTGTGCCGGACGGACGAGCAGCTCGAGGCGGTCATCGCCGCGGGGCTTCCCGAGGTGGAGCTGGATTGGATGGAGCTCGTGGGGCTCCAGCGCGCGGTGGAGCGGGCGAAGGCCGCGGGCCTGCGCGTGACGATTGCGACGGTGCGCGTGCAGAAGCCGGGGGAAGAGGGCTACGACGCGCGCATCGCGAAGCTGAAGCCGGACGCGGTGCTGGCGCGGCACTGGGGCGCGATGATGCACTTCCTGGAGCGCCCGTTCGCTCCGGGCGAGACGCGGCCGGCGCTGCATGGGGACTTCTCGCTCAACGTCACCAACTCCGTGACGGCGCTGCATCTGCTGGGGCTGGGGCTGGACACGCTGACGTTCGCGCACGACCTGGACGCGGTGCAGCTGGGCGCGATGTTGGAGCACCTGCCCGCCGAGCGGTTCACGGTGACGGTGCATCACCACATCTCGACGTTCCACACGGAGCACTGCGTGTACTCGCACACGCTCTCGCAGGGACGTGACTACCGGAGCTGTGGTCGGCCGTGTGAGAAGCACCGGCTGTCGCTGCGGGACCACAAGGGGTTGGAGCACCCGGTGGTGGTCGACGTGGGGTGCCGGAACACGGTGTTCAACGCGCAGGCGCAGAGCGCGGCGTCGCTGGTGCCGTCACTGATGGCGCGTGGCGTGCGGCGGTTCCGGGTGGAGTTCGTGCGCGAGTCTCGCGAGGAGGCCACGCGGGTGCTGGGGGCGTATCAGGAGCTGCTCGCCGGACGCATCTCTCCGGCGGAGGCCGTGCGGCGCGCGGCGGTGCACGAGCAGTTCGGCGTGACGAAGGGGACGATGAAGGTGTTGAACCCCACGTTCACCGTTCAGCGCTGA
- a CDS encoding M3 family metallopeptidase: MPETPVPDTVRLITCPPDEFRRSGEAAMETTRAGIARLKTLKAPFDVGQVLELYDESMASLENAGARASVVRHSHPEAAMREAAEAAEQAVETLATEIHMDRGVYDVLVAQDLSGQDAQTRKWMEKVLRDFRRSGVDRDDATRARVKELNEELVRIGQEFSRNMLQDTRTVSLPPSALDGLPDDYVRAHPPGADGKVTITTDYPDIIPFMTYSRDAKAREQLWRTFRHRGYPSNTDVLQRMVARRHELATLLGYRNYAAYATEDKMIRNEDAAADFITRVANASGARMQRDYGLLLERKRKDTPDAARVDPWDQAYLEDRIKAEQYAFDSQAVRPYFEYSRVKQGMLDLTARLFGVTYRPVKDATVWHPDVEAYDVLEDGVLKGRFYLDMHPRADKYKHAAQFTLTSGKAGHRLPEGVLMCNFPKPGAEPALLQHDDVETFLHEFGHLLHHIFGGHTRWSGVSGVRTEWDFVEAPSQMLEEWARDAASLRTFAKHYQTGELLPEEMVTRLRRADEFGKGLWVRQQMFYAALSLELYRRDPAGLDATALVRELQGKYTPFPYVEDTYFHLSFGHLEGYSSNYYTYMWSMVIAKDLFTVFQEKGLLSPEPAKAYRRAVLEPGGSDDAARLVHAFLGRDYDYAAYEAWLNKAA; this comes from the coding sequence GTGCCAGAAACGCCTGTCCCCGACACCGTTCGCCTCATCACCTGTCCTCCCGACGAGTTCCGTCGCTCCGGTGAGGCCGCCATGGAGACCACGCGCGCCGGCATCGCCCGCCTCAAGACGCTCAAGGCCCCGTTCGACGTCGGCCAGGTGCTGGAGCTGTACGACGAGTCCATGGCCTCGCTCGAGAACGCCGGGGCTCGCGCGAGCGTCGTGCGCCACTCGCACCCCGAGGCCGCCATGCGCGAGGCCGCCGAGGCCGCCGAGCAGGCCGTGGAGACGCTCGCCACCGAAATCCACATGGACCGGGGCGTCTACGACGTGCTCGTCGCGCAGGACCTCTCGGGGCAGGACGCGCAGACGCGCAAGTGGATGGAGAAGGTGCTGCGGGACTTCCGCCGCTCGGGCGTGGACCGGGATGACGCGACGCGGGCCCGGGTGAAGGAGCTGAACGAGGAGCTGGTCCGCATCGGCCAGGAGTTCAGCCGCAACATGCTCCAGGACACGCGCACGGTGTCCCTGCCTCCCTCCGCGCTGGACGGGCTGCCGGACGACTACGTCCGAGCCCACCCCCCGGGCGCGGACGGGAAGGTGACCATCACCACGGACTACCCGGACATCATCCCCTTCATGACGTACTCGCGCGACGCGAAGGCGCGAGAGCAGCTGTGGCGCACGTTCCGCCATCGGGGTTACCCCAGCAACACGGACGTGCTCCAGCGCATGGTGGCGCGCCGTCACGAGCTGGCCACGTTGCTGGGCTACCGCAACTACGCGGCCTATGCGACGGAGGACAAGATGATCCGCAACGAGGACGCCGCCGCGGACTTCATCACCCGCGTCGCGAATGCCTCGGGGGCGCGCATGCAGCGCGACTACGGACTCCTCCTGGAGCGCAAGCGCAAGGACACGCCCGATGCCGCGCGCGTGGACCCGTGGGACCAGGCGTACCTGGAGGACCGCATCAAGGCGGAGCAGTACGCCTTCGACTCGCAGGCGGTGCGCCCCTACTTCGAGTACTCGCGCGTGAAGCAGGGGATGCTGGACCTGACGGCCCGCCTGTTCGGCGTGACCTACCGCCCCGTGAAGGACGCCACGGTGTGGCACCCCGACGTGGAGGCGTACGACGTGCTGGAGGACGGCGTGCTGAAGGGCCGCTTCTACCTGGACATGCACCCGCGCGCGGACAAGTACAAGCACGCGGCGCAGTTCACGCTCACCAGCGGCAAGGCCGGACACCGGCTGCCGGAGGGCGTGCTGATGTGCAACTTCCCCAAGCCCGGCGCCGAGCCCGCGCTGCTCCAGCACGACGACGTGGAGACGTTCCTCCACGAGTTCGGCCACCTGCTGCACCACATCTTCGGTGGTCACACGCGCTGGTCCGGCGTGTCGGGCGTGCGCACGGAGTGGGACTTCGTGGAGGCGCCGTCGCAGATGCTGGAGGAGTGGGCGCGCGACGCGGCCAGCCTGCGCACGTTCGCGAAGCACTACCAGACGGGCGAGCTGCTCCCCGAGGAGATGGTGACGCGCCTTCGCCGCGCGGACGAGTTCGGCAAGGGGCTGTGGGTGCGCCAGCAGATGTTCTACGCGGCGCTCAGCCTGGAGCTCTATCGCCGGGACCCGGCGGGGCTGGATGCCACCGCGCTGGTGCGGGAGCTTCAGGGCAAGTACACGCCGTTCCCCTACGTGGAGGACACGTACTTCCACCTGTCCTTCGGGCACCTCGAGGGGTACTCGTCGAACTACTACACGTACATGTGGTCGATGGTCATCGCGAAGGACCTCTTCACGGTGTTCCAGGAGAAGGGCCTGCTGTCTCCCGAGCCCGCGAAGGCGTACCGCCGCGCGGTGCTGGAGCCGGGCGGCTCGGACGACGCGGCCCGGCTGGTCCACGCCTTCTTGGGGCGGGACTACGACTACGCCGCCTATGAGGCCTGGCTGAACAAGGCGGCCTGA
- a CDS encoding SDR family oxidoreductase: MADGVFKDGLLAGKVAFISGGSSGINLGIAEAFVKAGAKVAINGRNVEKLEGAVKGLQAHGTAMGVAADVRDYASVEKALQTVRDAYGELDILICGAAGNFPAPALGMSSNGFKAVMDIDVLGTFNICRAGFEHLRKPGASVINISAPQAYLPMAMQAHVCAAKAGVDMLTRVLALEWGGAGVRVNAITPGPIEDTEGMRRLAPSEEGHQKLVQALPLQRFGTKADIARMALFLSSDAASFVTGSIMVCDGGQSLLGGAALVAALGM, translated from the coding sequence ATGGCTGATGGCGTGTTCAAGGACGGGCTGCTGGCGGGCAAGGTGGCGTTCATTTCGGGCGGCAGCAGTGGCATCAACCTCGGCATCGCCGAGGCGTTCGTGAAGGCCGGGGCCAAGGTGGCCATCAATGGCCGCAACGTGGAGAAGCTCGAGGGCGCCGTGAAGGGCCTCCAGGCCCACGGCACCGCCATGGGCGTGGCCGCCGACGTGCGCGACTACGCCTCCGTGGAGAAGGCGCTCCAGACGGTGCGCGACGCGTACGGGGAGCTGGACATCCTCATCTGTGGCGCCGCCGGCAACTTCCCCGCGCCCGCGCTGGGCATGTCGTCCAACGGCTTCAAGGCCGTGATGGACATCGACGTGCTGGGCACCTTCAACATCTGTCGCGCGGGCTTCGAGCACCTGCGCAAGCCCGGCGCCTCCGTCATCAACATCTCCGCGCCCCAGGCGTACCTGCCCATGGCGATGCAGGCCCATGTCTGCGCGGCGAAGGCCGGCGTGGACATGCTGACCCGCGTGCTCGCGCTCGAGTGGGGCGGCGCCGGTGTGCGCGTCAACGCCATCACCCCGGGTCCCATCGAGGACACCGAGGGCATGCGCCGCCTGGCCCCCAGCGAGGAGGGGCACCAGAAGCTGGTCCAGGCGCTGCCGCTCCAGCGCTTCGGCACCAAGGCGGACATCGCGCGCATGGCGCTGTTCCTGTCCTCGGACGCCGCGTCCTTCGTCACCGGCTCCATCATGGTCTGCGACGGCGGCCAGTCCCTGCTGGGCGGCGCCGCGCTCGTCGCGGCCCTGGGCATGTAG
- a CDS encoding Ig-like domain-containing protein, with product MSASLPPSSRLVGLAVLCLGLLVGCGEASKPPPLAQPAVLPDARASTVTLTSRQLRADGDDRGEITVTVKDQGGAPLAGRSVTVAVSGDGNTVSQAQQPTDERGVAVAYVASTREGTKRVTASVSAEGGAVVLASQPTFTFVAPVATRLLFSGTVRDSTAGSVLAGLEVRFVDASGRLVTGARERVTLAKTAGPADAVLEGTLTATPVGGLARFPEVVLKKAGTGFQLKASAAGVEDATTAVFSVVPAAPVSLEISELASDAVAGAQRSARVTVRDAFSNLATNYTGTLAVTSTDGSAERPSAHTFTSGDAGSFLFTGITLKRAGRQDVIVTDERNPTLTARRTVGVFAGEATRMAFTQAPSNASVRAVLLPVSVAIQDGFGNTAAVGSPRVTVALVEQGALSGRREVTPVDGVVHFTDLRVESEGVFHLRASASGLADVTTAGTFTIVDDVSPAKPVLTPGTLGPDTATVSWVAVGDDGVEGTATSQELRYSIAPIRTLAEFNAATLVGGVNAPAAPGTSQSAQLTGLTPNTTYYVALRVVDNKGNAALSDGVMLQTVDTNVARLEFTVQPVNGTAGVPMATVKVSLLNAQDQVVTSSTAPVTLSLVGDPGFVPQQVSAVAGVATFTGLRVDTAADSHFFSASASGRTQQSNAFRIDAAAAARFVITGLPAQVTAGHPQSLTVTAQDSFGNVAKSYLGTVRFTTTSTVKTLPADYTFTAPAAGSHEFGGVKLSTAGTQRLTVTDTGNSQLTGFVEVVVTNDVAARLELVGLPQDVSSKSTHTLTLRVLDAFDNLVPGYTGSVSFTTNDSLATYPLSAKVFTASDAGQHSFQVTFRSSGNRFLTASEVAGSLSGTVSTKVAPGPPATLVVVLSTTSPVAGDAVVATVAVVDEFGYHASSYRGRVALSLLPNDPQTTGLGEYTFTAADEGKHEFSITFAQAQSAVLSVTDTQQGTLTDSESVSVQPGVATALSVSPATDTITAGVPRSFVVSAKDRFGNVARGYRGTVTPTTTDGAVGAQSAYTYIAGDQGEHSFTYTLQTAGPQSVTFTDVNLAAPATSSLTVVAGPAASLRFLTGPVSVAVRQPLPAVRVAVEDRFGNGVAGAASSVSLSFSTGGALAGDTTIAPVAGVAEFTTVSVEQEGSGQLIASVADVGVLTVSVPMTVNDNIAPSPVAALEATPLAGGSVRLRWLATGDDGVLGQATSYELKYSSTAINAGNFASAFPVATDAPKAPGAQEEVVVGPLTSGQTYHFAVRVKDGAGNTSALTTASAQVTSFANNELCAARAPTCSESGVDRVVYVVGEDDPTCQYVALETPCEGLNGVCFQGACDTAAAPAEGDLVITELMTAPSLGTTEYIELTNISDRLLNINGLSLMYAVGTAKGSVSVDKGEDAAVVLPPGGTFVLASNADRDTNGGVVADLDYGTTLDLEASGRVTVRVNGVLMDELTYDEHFTQEPGHSMSRSPAWDDRRVSRDRGASWCASRQTLPGGDRGTPGHPNETCDEAHARSPVTSGAEQSRADSRHP from the coding sequence ATGTCCGCAAGCCTTCCTCCGTCATCCCGGCTCGTCGGGTTGGCTGTCCTTTGCCTGGGTCTGTTGGTGGGCTGTGGCGAAGCGTCGAAGCCGCCGCCGCTGGCGCAGCCCGCGGTCCTGCCGGATGCGCGCGCGTCCACGGTGACGCTGACGTCCCGCCAGCTGCGCGCGGATGGCGACGACCGGGGGGAAATCACCGTCACGGTGAAGGACCAGGGCGGCGCGCCGCTGGCGGGGCGCTCCGTGACGGTGGCGGTCTCCGGAGATGGCAACACGGTGTCGCAGGCCCAGCAGCCCACCGACGAGCGGGGCGTCGCGGTGGCCTATGTGGCGTCCACGCGGGAGGGGACCAAGCGCGTGACGGCCTCGGTCTCCGCCGAGGGCGGCGCGGTGGTGCTGGCCTCCCAGCCCACGTTCACCTTCGTCGCGCCGGTGGCCACGCGCCTGCTGTTCTCCGGGACGGTGCGTGACTCGACGGCGGGCTCGGTCCTGGCGGGCCTGGAGGTCCGCTTCGTCGATGCCTCGGGGCGGCTCGTCACGGGGGCGCGCGAGCGGGTGACGTTGGCGAAGACGGCGGGCCCGGCGGATGCGGTGCTGGAGGGCACGCTCACGGCGACGCCCGTTGGCGGCCTGGCGCGCTTCCCGGAGGTGGTGCTGAAGAAGGCGGGCACGGGCTTCCAGCTCAAGGCCTCGGCGGCGGGGGTGGAGGATGCGACGACCGCCGTCTTCAGCGTCGTTCCCGCGGCGCCGGTCTCGTTGGAGATCTCCGAGCTGGCCTCCGATGCCGTCGCGGGCGCGCAGCGCTCGGCGCGGGTGACGGTGCGTGACGCCTTCTCCAACCTGGCCACGAACTACACGGGGACGCTGGCGGTGACGTCGACGGACGGGTCGGCCGAGCGTCCCTCGGCTCACACGTTCACCTCGGGCGACGCGGGGAGCTTCCTCTTCACGGGCATCACGCTCAAGCGCGCGGGACGTCAGGACGTCATCGTGACGGATGAGCGCAACCCGACGCTGACTGCCCGACGGACGGTGGGCGTGTTCGCCGGCGAGGCCACGAGGATGGCGTTCACCCAGGCGCCTTCGAATGCCTCGGTGCGCGCGGTGCTGTTGCCCGTGAGCGTGGCCATCCAGGATGGCTTCGGCAACACCGCGGCCGTGGGCTCGCCTCGCGTGACGGTGGCCCTGGTGGAGCAGGGGGCCCTCTCGGGGCGGCGCGAGGTCACGCCGGTGGACGGCGTGGTCCACTTCACGGACCTGCGGGTGGAGTCAGAGGGCGTGTTCCACCTGCGCGCCTCCGCGAGTGGGCTGGCGGATGTCACCACCGCGGGAACGTTCACCATCGTGGATGACGTGTCGCCGGCGAAGCCCGTGCTGACGCCGGGGACGCTGGGCCCGGACACGGCGACGGTGAGCTGGGTGGCCGTGGGGGATGACGGAGTCGAGGGCACGGCGACGTCACAGGAGCTGCGCTACTCCATCGCGCCCATTCGGACCCTCGCGGAGTTCAACGCGGCCACGCTCGTGGGTGGGGTGAATGCGCCGGCTGCTCCGGGCACCTCGCAGTCCGCGCAGCTCACGGGCCTCACTCCGAACACGACGTACTACGTCGCGCTGAGGGTGGTGGACAACAAGGGCAACGCCGCGCTCTCCGACGGCGTGATGTTGCAGACCGTGGACACCAACGTGGCGCGACTGGAGTTCACGGTCCAGCCCGTGAACGGCACGGCGGGTGTGCCGATGGCCACGGTGAAGGTGTCCCTCCTGAATGCGCAAGACCAGGTGGTGACCTCCTCCACCGCTCCGGTGACGCTGTCGCTCGTGGGAGACCCTGGCTTCGTGCCGCAGCAGGTCTCCGCCGTCGCGGGTGTGGCCACCTTCACGGGCCTGCGCGTCGACACGGCGGCGGACTCTCATTTCTTCTCGGCCAGCGCCAGCGGACGGACGCAGCAGAGCAACGCCTTCAGAATCGATGCGGCGGCGGCCGCTCGGTTCGTCATCACGGGGCTTCCGGCGCAGGTGACGGCCGGGCATCCGCAGAGCCTCACGGTGACGGCACAAGACAGCTTCGGCAACGTCGCGAAGAGCTATCTCGGAACCGTGCGCTTCACCACCACGTCCACGGTGAAGACGCTGCCCGCCGACTACACGTTCACCGCGCCGGCAGCGGGTAGCCATGAGTTTGGCGGCGTGAAGCTGTCCACCGCCGGAACTCAGCGTTTGACGGTGACGGATACGGGGAACAGCCAGCTCACGGGCTTCGTGGAGGTCGTCGTGACGAACGACGTCGCGGCCAGGCTGGAGCTGGTGGGCTTGCCGCAGGATGTCTCTTCGAAGAGCACGCATACGCTCACGCTTCGCGTGCTGGACGCCTTCGACAATCTGGTGCCGGGATACACCGGCTCCGTGAGCTTCACCACGAATGACTCCCTGGCCACGTATCCCTTGTCCGCGAAGGTCTTCACTGCCTCGGACGCGGGACAGCACTCCTTCCAGGTGACGTTCAGGAGCTCGGGCAATCGCTTTCTGACTGCTTCGGAGGTGGCCGGCAGCTTGTCTGGAACGGTGAGTACGAAGGTGGCGCCAGGGCCGCCGGCGACGTTGGTGGTGGTGTTGTCCACGACGAGCCCCGTCGCGGGAGATGCGGTGGTGGCCACGGTGGCGGTGGTGGATGAGTTTGGCTACCACGCGTCCAGCTACCGGGGGAGGGTGGCGCTCTCCTTGCTTCCGAATGACCCTCAAACCACCGGACTTGGCGAGTACACCTTCACGGCGGCGGACGAGGGCAAACATGAATTCAGCATCACGTTTGCTCAGGCGCAGTCGGCGGTGTTGTCCGTCACCGACACGCAGCAGGGGACGTTGACGGATTCGGAGTCGGTCTCGGTTCAACCGGGAGTCGCCACCGCGCTGAGCGTGTCTCCCGCGACGGACACCATCACGGCGGGAGTGCCTCGTTCCTTCGTGGTCAGCGCCAAGGACCGGTTCGGCAACGTGGCGCGAGGCTACCGAGGCACCGTCACACCGACCACGACGGACGGCGCGGTGGGGGCTCAGTCCGCGTACACGTACATCGCGGGGGACCAGGGCGAGCACTCCTTCACGTACACACTGCAGACCGCTGGGCCGCAGTCCGTCACCTTCACGGACGTGAATCTCGCCGCGCCGGCGACCAGCTCGCTCACGGTGGTCGCTGGACCCGCTGCGAGCCTGCGCTTCTTGACGGGTCCGGTTTCGGTCGCGGTCCGGCAGCCACTGCCCGCCGTGCGGGTGGCCGTCGAGGACCGTTTCGGAAATGGTGTGGCGGGGGCTGCTTCGTCCGTGTCGCTCTCCTTCTCGACGGGAGGTGCGCTGGCGGGCGATACCACCATCGCGCCCGTGGCTGGCGTGGCGGAGTTCACCACGGTCTCCGTGGAGCAGGAGGGCTCAGGTCAGCTCATCGCCTCGGTGGCGGATGTGGGGGTGCTCACGGTCTCGGTGCCGATGACTGTCAATGACAACATCGCGCCCTCGCCGGTGGCCGCGCTGGAGGCCACGCCTCTGGCCGGGGGCAGCGTGCGTCTGCGCTGGCTTGCGACGGGAGACGACGGGGTGCTCGGTCAGGCGACGTCCTATGAGCTGAAGTACAGCTCGACGGCCATCAACGCGGGCAACTTCGCGTCGGCCTTCCCCGTGGCGACGGATGCACCCAAGGCGCCCGGAGCACAGGAGGAGGTGGTCGTCGGTCCCCTCACGTCAGGCCAGACGTATCACTTCGCGGTGCGAGTGAAGGACGGGGCGGGGAACACCAGCGCGCTGACGACCGCATCGGCGCAGGTGACGTCCTTCGCCAACAACGAACTCTGTGCGGCGCGCGCGCCGACGTGCTCGGAGTCGGGAGTGGACCGGGTGGTCTACGTGGTGGGAGAGGATGACCCGACGTGCCAGTACGTGGCCCTGGAGACTCCGTGCGAGGGCCTGAATGGCGTGTGCTTCCAGGGCGCCTGCGACACGGCCGCCGCGCCGGCCGAGGGCGACCTGGTCATCACCGAGCTCATGACCGCGCCGAGCCTGGGCACGACCGAGTACATCGAGCTGACCAACATCAGCGACCGGCTGCTCAACATCAACGGGCTCTCCCTCATGTACGCGGTGGGAACGGCCAAGGGCTCCGTCTCCGTGGACAAGGGGGAGGACGCGGCGGTGGTGTTGCCGCCTGGAGGCACCTTCGTCCTCGCGAGCAACGCGGACCGGGACACGAACGGTGGCGTGGTCGCGGACCTCGACTACGGGACCACGCTGGACCTGGAGGCCTCGGGGCGCGTGACGGTTCGGGTGAACGGGGTGCTGATGGACGAGCTCACCTACGACGAGCACTTCACCCAGGAGCCCGGGCATTCGATGAGCCGGTCCCCGGCCTGGGACGACCGCCGGGTGAGCCGCGACCGTGGCGCGAGCTGGTGCGCCTCCCGACAGACGCTCCCCGGTGGAGACCGAGGGACCCCTGGCCACCCGAATGAGACGTGCGACGAGGCCCACGCGAGGTCGCCCGTCACGTCGGGCGCCGAGCAGTCCCGGGCTGACTCGCGGCACCCCTGA